The stretch of DNA GGATGGCAGGGGGCCTTTCACCACTGTGGGGCGTCGGGATGATGCTTGTCTGGGTGCTTGTTCTCGGTGGCATTGGGTACCTCTTGTATCGTGGCTTCGCCGGTCGCGCTGGTTCGTCCGGGACCACTGACCCTGCGCTCAGGGAACTCCGGATGGCATATGCTCGCGGTGACCTCTCCGAAGAGGAATTCGAAGAGCGCCGTGCGAAACTTAGTCACCAGGAGTCAAACTAGTCCAATAACAGAAGTCCCAGCGTATTCCCTCAGTCTTCTATCGATTTTTGTTCTGTTAGGCTGAGTTGCTGTGATAGCTACTGTCCTTTCAGAGGTGCCATATCGCTATCCACGAAATAACTTGGATAGCACAAGACACTTGTCAGTTAGTAATCACCGTAGTCTATGTCCAGTGTCCGTGGATCATTCCCCTGTTGTGCACTGGTGGTTTGTCTCACTGTCCTGCTTGCAGGCTGTGGAGGAACTCCCGCCTCACCGCCCGCATCGTCGCCGGCAAATTCTGGTTCGCAACCTACAGCACTAGCCGATTCAACCCCTACATCGTCCACAGAATCTCCCATATCGTCCACAGAAACCCCCACAGAGGTGCAGAACATCCACAGTGATCCGTATTCTGTGACACTCTTCGTGAGTGCAAACCCAATTAACGAGGAACCGGAGGTGAGTGCAGAGATTCCTTCACTGTCTACGGCCAACCTCACAAATTACCAACGGGAGCAAGTTAGTATGGTAATCGAAGCTGGTCAAACTGAACCCTGGAGCGGGCTGAGCAACGAAACACCTCCCAGAAACCTTCGACTGCTCGTCGCGGCTA from Haloarcula salinisoli encodes:
- a CDS encoding SHOCT domain-containing protein, with the translated sequence MSVDHTSDGLLRAVLLVLAVIVLLPVLMMVFAMPMMGMMGWWWNGGMAGGLSPLWGVGMMLVWVLVLGGIGYLLYRGFAGRAGSSGTTDPALRELRMAYARGDLSEEEFEERRAKLSHQESN